In one window of Ruminococcus hominis DNA:
- a CDS encoding TIGR03905 family TSCPD domain-containing protein, producing MEYKTKGVCSQMIQFDIEDNKVRNVAFTGGCNGNLQGISHLVEGMDVNEAISRLEGIRCGFKSTSCPDQLAHALKEAIAK from the coding sequence ATGGAATATAAAACAAAAGGCGTCTGTTCTCAGATGATTCAGTTTGACATTGAAGATAATAAAGTAAGAAATGTTGCATTTACAGGTGGATGCAATGGAAACTTGCAGGGAATTTCGCACCTCGTCGAAGGAATGGACGTAAACGAAGCAATCTCCCGTCTGGAAGGAATCCGCTGTGGATTCAAATCAACTTCCTGTCCAGATCAGCTTGCTCACGCATTGAAAGAAGCAATTGCCAAATAA
- a CDS encoding DUF6147 family protein, which yields MKKKIMSTLSLILSVCFLFCGTINAEETSLKQVDGSYLTNQEMSEGTTKNDLARGEYLMDGSCTISKAGIGKIYIYGQTTAHETVDKVEVVVYIDKYNEKTDKWDRVDVISKESKDNYYVSLGKRMTVDRGAYYRLQSEHFVFKGKNFEETACFTDGIWID from the coding sequence ATGAAAAAGAAAATTATGTCGACTTTAAGTTTGATATTATCAGTCTGTTTTCTGTTTTGTGGAACAATAAATGCAGAAGAGACATCTTTAAAACAAGTGGATGGATCATATCTCACAAACCAAGAGATGTCCGAAGGGACGACAAAGAATGATTTGGCACGTGGTGAATATCTGATGGATGGTTCTTGTACAATCAGTAAAGCAGGAATTGGTAAGATTTACATTTATGGTCAAACAACGGCACATGAGACAGTAGATAAAGTAGAAGTAGTGGTTTATATAGACAAATATAATGAAAAAACAGATAAATGGGACAGAGTAGATGTGATTTCAAAAGAAAGTAAAGACAACTATTACGTATCTCTTGGAAAAAGAATGACAGTAGATAGAGGCGCTTATTATAGATTACAAAGTGAACATTTTGTGTTTAAAGGCAAAAATTTTGAAGAAACAGCTTGTTTCACAGATGGAATTTGGATTGACTAG
- a CDS encoding DUF4367 domain-containing protein — MKKLRKLSLKEELEKEAAEIEKELAEDPELDNLKVSKELDDAIYAEIQRYEKELEENKIKEFPLRTYKKKKRAKLLVALVAILVLVMGMSVSSVGSKSYMKELIEKFTGKSQVDVTNVKDMDSHDVEDMEEREAYQEVDKMLKDKSVRMWIVPEKMHFMSYTIDKNIQQADLYYEYEDKTIRYEIYLNRKDSSKGVTKEDDAESIYELEVQGNKIKVEQRKTEETDSNVMTAEFEYKGVLYQLRGKLKKEEFDKILENLKFY, encoded by the coding sequence ATGAAAAAATTGAGAAAACTCTCACTGAAAGAGGAGCTTGAAAAAGAAGCTGCCGAAATAGAAAAAGAACTTGCAGAAGATCCAGAGTTGGATAATCTAAAAGTCAGTAAAGAGCTGGATGATGCAATTTACGCAGAGATTCAGCGGTATGAAAAAGAGCTGGAAGAAAATAAAATCAAAGAATTCCCGCTTCGGACATATAAGAAAAAGAAAAGAGCCAAGCTACTCGTCGCATTGGTAGCGATACTCGTGCTGGTTATGGGGATGAGTGTATCCAGTGTGGGAAGTAAGTCGTATATGAAGGAGCTGATAGAGAAGTTTACAGGGAAATCACAGGTGGATGTGACGAATGTGAAGGATATGGATAGCCATGACGTAGAAGATATGGAAGAAAGAGAAGCTTATCAAGAAGTGGATAAAATGTTAAAAGACAAAAGTGTTCGTATGTGGATTGTACCAGAGAAAATGCATTTTATGTCATATACCATAGACAAAAATATTCAACAAGCTGATTTATATTACGAATATGAAGACAAAACTATAAGATATGAAATTTATTTGAATCGTAAGGACTCTTCTAAAGGAGTGACTAAAGAAGATGACGCAGAGAGTATCTATGAATTGGAAGTGCAAGGAAATAAAATTAAAGTAGAACAGAGAAAAACAGAGGAAACAGATTCAAATGTAATGACAGCAGAATTTGAATATAAAGGGGTATTATATCAACTCAGAGGAAAGTTGAAAAAAGAGGAATTTGATAAAATATTAGAAAATTTAAAATTTTATTAA
- a CDS encoding undecaprenyldiphospho-muramoylpentapeptide beta-N-acetylglucosaminyltransferase produces the protein MKRIILTGGGTAGHVTPNIALLPKLKELGYDIHYIGSYNGIEKELIEPFNIPYYGISSGKLRRYFSWQNFTDPFRVLKGLSETNKLVRQLKPDVIFSKGGFVSVPVVMAGKRNKVPVIIHESDMTPGLANKLAFPSATKVCCNFVETLKQLPEGKAVLTGSPIRQELLSGNKIAALDFCGFTAGKPVILVIGGSLGSVAVNNAVRGALPELLKTFQVIHLCGKGKLDQSLVGTEGYVQFEYIKDELCDIFALADIVISRAGANAICELLALCKPNLLIPLSKNASRGDQILNARSFERQGFSMVLEEEETTKDSLLEAVHKLYDNRATYMDAMRNSGQHDAINTITGLIEEVRLNK, from the coding sequence ATGAAACGAATTATCCTTACCGGCGGTGGAACTGCCGGACATGTTACTCCAAATATTGCCTTGCTCCCTAAATTAAAGGAACTTGGCTATGATATTCACTACATCGGTTCTTATAATGGAATTGAAAAGGAACTAATCGAACCTTTCAATATTCCATATTACGGCATTTCATCCGGTAAACTTCGCCGTTATTTCAGTTGGCAGAATTTCACTGATCCATTCCGTGTATTGAAAGGACTTAGTGAAACCAACAAGCTTGTTCGCCAGTTGAAACCGGATGTCATTTTCTCCAAAGGTGGATTTGTATCTGTTCCTGTCGTTATGGCTGGTAAACGCAACAAAGTTCCGGTTATCATTCATGAATCTGATATGACTCCGGGGCTTGCGAATAAACTTGCTTTTCCTTCTGCAACAAAAGTTTGCTGTAACTTCGTTGAGACTTTAAAGCAGCTTCCTGAAGGTAAAGCCGTTTTAACCGGTTCTCCTATCCGTCAGGAGCTTCTTTCCGGTAATAAAATCGCAGCTCTTGACTTCTGTGGATTTACAGCCGGCAAACCTGTTATCCTTGTCATCGGAGGGAGCTTGGGTTCAGTTGCTGTCAACAACGCTGTCCGCGGTGCTCTTCCTGAATTACTTAAAACATTTCAGGTTATCCACCTTTGCGGGAAAGGTAAATTGGATCAATCCTTAGTAGGCACAGAAGGATATGTACAGTTTGAATATATCAAAGATGAATTATGTGATATATTTGCACTTGCCGATATCGTAATTTCCCGTGCCGGTGCTAATGCAATCTGTGAATTACTTGCTCTTTGCAAACCAAACCTGCTTATCCCGCTTTCTAAAAATGCAAGTCGTGGTGACCAGATTCTAAACGCCCGCTCATTTGAACGTCAGGGATTCAGTATGGTTCTGGAAGAAGAGGAAACAACAAAAGATTCTCTTCTTGAAGCAGTTCACAAGCTTTACGACAATCGTGCCACCTATATGGATGCCATGCGTAATTCCGGACAACATGATGCAATCAATACCATCACCGGATTAATCGAAGAGGTTCGTTTAAACAAGTAA
- a CDS encoding RNA polymerase sigma factor: MIEGHEIKKIYDEYKQVVFKVAYKYSRNSEVANDIAHDVFVLFMQDAKQRKSIEEYTNIKAWLTVTTRNTAYNYLVKMKHEIYISEESEKTLEMYIDEKAQEASAESRCLNELRHKKHKSVHDNVLAGVLKKNERWYQAIMLTYDTEITQIEAAEIMGMSTQAFYTMLHRAKVWIRKKYGIEYEELDEI; encoded by the coding sequence TTGATTGAAGGTCATGAAATCAAAAAGATTTATGATGAATATAAGCAGGTGGTTTTCAAGGTAGCATATAAATATTCACGGAATTCAGAAGTTGCAAATGATATAGCACACGATGTTTTTGTATTATTTATGCAGGATGCGAAACAGAGAAAGTCTATTGAGGAGTATACAAACATTAAAGCATGGTTGACAGTAACAACAAGAAATACAGCATATAACTATCTGGTGAAAATGAAGCATGAAATATACATTAGTGAAGAATCTGAAAAAACACTGGAAATGTATATAGATGAAAAAGCACAGGAAGCGAGTGCGGAGAGCCGATGCTTAAATGAGTTGAGACATAAAAAGCATAAGTCAGTGCACGATAATGTACTGGCAGGCGTGCTAAAGAAAAATGAAAGATGGTATCAGGCAATCATGCTTACATACGATACAGAAATAACTCAGATAGAAGCGGCAGAGATCATGGGGATGAGTACTCAGGCATTTTATACCATGTTGCATAGAGCAAAGGTATGGATTCGTAAGAAGTATGGAATAGAATACGAAGAGTTGGATGAAATATAA
- a CDS encoding HIT family protein, whose translation MRDDNCIFCKIAAGEIPSATLYEDDDFRVILDLNPASKGHALILPKEHYRNLYDLDDELAAKVLVLAKKEVNKLKDVLGCDGYNIVQNNEEVAGQSVFHFHMHMIPRYKDDNVGLGWKLGTLTDEDKEEILNKLK comes from the coding sequence ATGAGAGATGATAATTGTATTTTTTGCAAAATAGCAGCGGGGGAGATTCCATCAGCAACACTGTATGAAGATGATGATTTTCGCGTGATTCTGGATTTGAACCCGGCATCAAAAGGACATGCACTGATTTTACCAAAAGAACATTATAGAAATCTGTATGATTTGGATGATGAGCTTGCGGCAAAAGTTTTGGTACTTGCGAAAAAAGAAGTTAACAAATTAAAAGATGTATTGGGATGTGACGGATACAATATAGTACAGAACAATGAAGAAGTGGCCGGTCAGTCAGTTTTCCATTTCCATATGCATATGATTCCAAGATACAAAGATGATAATGTAGGACTTGGATGGAAACTTGGAACATTAACAGATGAAGATAAAGAAGAGATTCTGAATAAATTAAAATAG
- a CDS encoding DUF6382 domain-containing protein, whose product MFQAQFESKLNQSNLHIYLDQSYEEDYQIPMLQKNPIVGILPVRGAALDGRSKYTYQTKGFQTMAVIYEKKPIQQQEIQLLVMELLQIIEKLENYMLNPNCLILDPEYIFLNEKQWYFCYLPGWDGKLTQSFHQLTEYFVRTLDYGDTNGIVLAYELHKATLQENYNLGEIMKQYEAHEEERKRTMEEWREEQRQNRNRLMFGEKAEGVQMRIAEDYGNVFRLTEEEEQYDPEDTKGYYEVEEGMQAIREEGGTWKSWRKAAKRLKRNRWGSWNDFILEGDEDSDSM is encoded by the coding sequence ATGTTTCAGGCGCAATTCGAATCAAAATTAAATCAAAGCAATTTACATATTTATTTGGACCAATCATATGAAGAAGATTATCAGATTCCGATGCTTCAAAAAAATCCGATTGTTGGAATCCTGCCGGTAAGAGGTGCGGCATTAGACGGAAGAAGCAAATACACGTATCAAACAAAAGGGTTTCAAACGATGGCTGTTATTTATGAAAAGAAACCAATCCAACAACAAGAAATTCAGTTATTGGTGATGGAACTTCTTCAGATAATAGAAAAGCTGGAAAATTATATGTTAAATCCCAATTGCCTGATATTAGATCCGGAATATATTTTCTTAAATGAAAAACAGTGGTATTTTTGTTATCTTCCAGGATGGGACGGAAAACTCACTCAGTCCTTTCATCAGTTGACAGAATATTTTGTGAGAACGTTGGATTATGGAGATACAAATGGGATTGTTCTGGCATATGAACTGCATAAAGCAACGCTGCAGGAAAACTATAATCTGGGAGAAATTATGAAACAGTACGAAGCTCATGAGGAAGAGAGAAAACGTACAATGGAAGAGTGGAGAGAAGAACAGAGGCAGAATAGAAACCGCCTGATGTTTGGAGAAAAGGCAGAAGGTGTCCAGATGCGAATTGCAGAAGATTATGGAAATGTGTTTCGTCTTACGGAAGAGGAAGAACAGTATGACCCGGAAGATACAAAAGGGTATTATGAAGTAGAGGAAGGGATGCAGGCAATCAGAGAAGAAGGCGGTACCTGGAAGTCATGGAGAAAGGCTGCAAAGAGGTTAAAGAGAAACCGTTGGGGAAGCTGGAATGATTTTATACTTGAAGGAGACGAGGATTCAGATTCTATGTGA
- a CDS encoding TadE family protein translates to MGRIKKYQEVQGVITVEMAYLMPIIFMVFVLVVYTSFYYHDKQILIGAATETATVGAQQKRWPGESVAAEQFCRERIGGKLILFAETEVTTSVTKEWVDVDIYARKKKMKLHIRQRAPVVNPEKKIRRKAILEKAIKNSESE, encoded by the coding sequence ATGGGAAGAATAAAAAAATATCAAGAAGTACAGGGTGTTATAACAGTTGAAATGGCATATTTGATGCCAATTATTTTTATGGTGTTTGTGCTCGTTGTTTACACTTCATTTTATTATCATGATAAACAAATTTTAATCGGTGCGGCGACAGAAACAGCAACTGTTGGGGCACAGCAGAAGAGATGGCCGGGAGAGAGTGTGGCTGCAGAACAGTTTTGCCGTGAGAGAATCGGTGGAAAGTTAATTTTATTTGCAGAAACTGAGGTTACAACATCAGTGACGAAAGAATGGGTAGACGTAGATATTTATGCAAGAAAGAAGAAAATGAAACTTCATATCAGGCAAAGAGCACCGGTTGTCAATCCGGAAAAGAAGATTAGAAGAAAAGCAATTCTAGAAAAGGCAATAAAGAATAGCGAAAGCGAGTGA
- a CDS encoding prepilin peptidase, with translation MQQMCELNQGVWIVYLTCLSVIDIRTRKIPIWLLGVGGITAIVMQIWKSLKGASISPILIVSGAAVGIVFLGISKITREAFGYGDGIVILILGICLGLWDLLIVLMISFLGASLIAILLLVWNKGAKKQSMPFIPFLCIGYVAVILMG, from the coding sequence ATGCAGCAAATGTGCGAATTAAATCAGGGCGTATGGATTGTATATTTGACTTGTTTATCGGTGATTGATATTCGAACACGTAAAATTCCAATATGGCTGTTAGGTGTAGGCGGGATAACGGCAATTGTTATGCAGATATGGAAAAGTTTAAAAGGAGCGTCGATTTCTCCAATCCTTATTGTGTCGGGTGCAGCTGTGGGAATTGTATTTCTAGGAATTAGTAAGATTACGAGAGAGGCATTCGGTTATGGAGATGGAATTGTTATCCTAATTCTGGGAATTTGTTTGGGCTTATGGGATTTGCTAATCGTATTGATGATTTCATTTCTTGGTGCATCACTTATAGCAATATTACTATTAGTGTGGAATAAAGGAGCTAAAAAACAAAGCATGCCTTTCATTCCGTTTTTGTGTATAGGTTATGTTGCGGTGATATTGATGGGATAG
- a CDS encoding TadE/TadG family type IV pilus assembly protein, giving the protein MVQNYNYSSKKVQEKVPVSDPKISTVQKQRRNRKNKGKDYTNGSVTVEAAMAIPIFLFAILCIVYILEIQSIRFSVSAAAQHAGKLAAEQIPIVSVLNPIKLKADIVNVVGAERLDRSIVDGGSAGIHCFTSYYDTGDEVVHIYVNYRVKLPFPQHMHVGQKIRQEIEIKAWTGYPHNGLDDEDDSIVYIADTGSVYHTNYQCSALHVQIQFVPQSALSGYRNESGGRYYACEHCVHGSTMSGVYIADYGTKYHNSLNCSSLKRSIRSVKKSQAGGRRACSKCAN; this is encoded by the coding sequence ATGGTGCAAAATTATAATTACTCATCTAAAAAAGTGCAGGAAAAGGTACCTGTATCAGATCCTAAAATCAGTACTGTACAAAAACAGCGGAGGAATAGAAAAAATAAAGGCAAGGATTATACGAATGGCAGTGTGACTGTAGAGGCAGCGATGGCAATACCGATATTTTTATTTGCAATATTGTGTATCGTATATATTTTAGAAATACAAAGTATTCGTTTTAGCGTTTCAGCTGCGGCGCAGCATGCAGGAAAACTGGCAGCAGAGCAGATCCCGATTGTGTCAGTGTTAAATCCGATTAAATTAAAAGCGGATATTGTCAATGTGGTTGGGGCAGAGAGATTGGATCGAAGTATTGTCGATGGTGGAAGTGCAGGAATTCATTGCTTTACTTCTTATTACGATACGGGAGATGAAGTGGTACATATTTATGTCAACTATCGAGTGAAATTGCCGTTTCCACAGCATATGCATGTGGGACAAAAAATCCGACAGGAGATTGAAATTAAGGCGTGGACCGGATATCCACACAATGGATTGGATGACGAGGATGACAGTATTGTATATATAGCAGATACGGGGAGTGTTTATCATACGAATTATCAGTGTTCAGCATTACATGTACAGATTCAGTTTGTGCCCCAGTCAGCACTGTCAGGATATCGAAATGAGTCAGGAGGACGATATTATGCCTGTGAACATTGTGTACATGGCAGCACAATGTCGGGAGTTTATATTGCTGATTATGGAACAAAATATCATAATTCATTGAATTGCAGCAGTTTAAAGAGATCTATTCGTTCTGTCAAAAAATCACAAGCAGGAGGAAGGAGAGCATGCAGCAAATGTGCGAATTAA
- a CDS encoding DUF5702 domain-containing protein, with amino-acid sequence MQCKRKVSGEITAFLSLIFVLLISFIFALIESATIQTTKNQKRLDVDRAIFSIFGEYQKELWKEYEVFALDASYQSGQYDENRILDRLAYYGSAGIEQEISEIQMLTDNQGQAFREQVLAFMEQQTGIQSIQNMIGLSAQWEEREIEGSQLTEQMENELLQNGSVIEEEASELLQMQASGLLALALPKNFILSNRSISKEQQLSGRTLNGGRGSFPARVGVGGLEERVLFEQYIEQHFSSAVEKKSENRTLDYELEYILCGKSSDKENLEAVIKRLMAARFALNYGYLMGSVQRQEEAAALAATVAVILLQPELMETAKQIILMLWGFGESVIDIRALLSGNRVAMIKDDSNWQLQLSSLFLLGTALDTQEGRDDENGMKYTQYLQILLLLKQNSEITMRTLDRVEENLIHENNLGYFRADSCVTRMKLQNKAEIWNGKTYQFPCKFGYESQ; translated from the coding sequence ATGCAATGTAAAAGAAAGGTATCAGGGGAAATTACAGCATTTCTAAGTTTAATTTTTGTTCTACTTATTTCATTTATTTTTGCACTGATTGAAAGTGCGACAATTCAAACCACAAAGAATCAAAAGCGATTGGATGTGGATCGAGCAATCTTTTCAATATTTGGAGAATATCAAAAGGAATTATGGAAGGAATATGAAGTGTTTGCGTTGGATGCTTCTTACCAGTCAGGACAATACGACGAGAATCGGATTCTGGACAGACTTGCATATTATGGAAGTGCCGGAATCGAACAGGAGATTTCGGAAATACAGATGTTGACAGATAATCAGGGACAGGCTTTCAGGGAACAAGTTCTGGCATTTATGGAACAACAGACAGGAATTCAAAGCATACAGAATATGATTGGTTTATCTGCACAATGGGAAGAAAGAGAGATAGAAGGCAGTCAGTTGACAGAACAGATGGAAAATGAATTATTACAAAACGGAAGTGTTATAGAGGAAGAAGCCTCAGAATTACTTCAGATGCAGGCATCAGGACTTTTGGCACTGGCTTTGCCGAAGAATTTTATTTTATCGAACAGATCAATATCGAAAGAACAGCAATTGTCAGGTCGTACCTTAAACGGAGGCAGAGGAAGTTTTCCTGCAAGAGTAGGAGTTGGAGGATTAGAAGAAAGAGTATTATTTGAACAATATATAGAACAACATTTTAGTTCAGCTGTTGAAAAGAAATCAGAAAATCGGACATTGGACTATGAACTGGAATATATATTGTGTGGGAAATCGTCAGATAAAGAGAATCTTGAAGCAGTTATAAAACGGTTGATGGCGGCACGTTTTGCATTAAACTACGGATACTTGATGGGAAGCGTACAAAGGCAGGAAGAAGCAGCGGCATTGGCGGCTACCGTTGCGGTGATTTTACTACAGCCGGAGTTGATGGAGACAGCAAAGCAGATAATTTTAATGCTATGGGGTTTCGGAGAAAGTGTGATAGATATACGAGCACTTTTGTCAGGTAATCGTGTAGCAATGATAAAAGATGATTCAAACTGGCAATTGCAGTTGAGTTCGTTATTTCTTCTAGGAACCGCACTGGATACGCAAGAGGGAAGAGATGATGAAAATGGTATGAAATATACCCAATATTTGCAAATACTTTTACTTCTGAAACAAAATTCAGAGATTACGATGAGGACGTTAGACAGGGTAGAAGAAAATCTGATACATGAAAATAATCTGGGATATTTTCGTGCAGATTCATGTGTTACAAGGATGAAGCTACAAAACAAGGCAGAAATCTGGAACGGGAAAACATATCAGTTCCCATGTAAATTTGGGTATGAATCACAATAA
- a CDS encoding Flp1 family type IVb pilin produces the protein MIKQITLMGKIRLQKEAEKIKNILKDQSGMSVIELLLILVVIIALVLIFKNQLTDLVNTIFEKITSESAGI, from the coding sequence ATGATAAAACAAATTACATTAATGGGGAAGATAAGACTACAGAAAGAAGCAGAAAAAATTAAAAACATTCTGAAAGACCAGTCTGGAATGTCGGTTATAGAATTGTTGTTAATTTTGGTCGTGATTATTGCATTGGTTCTTATTTTTAAGAATCAGTTGACAGATTTGGTAAATACAATTTTTGAAAAGATTACAAGTGAAAGTGCAGGTATCTGA
- a CDS encoding type II secretion system F family protein has product MKFKENRNTMQKKIGIILLTAGILSLILFLADNFKSLPMTKEGINYVERNKQGKGDRQEDLQVWIGDAKEPYTVRIHEQKYTEAELQRELAKAEVQLEKLILGDNRSLDEVRSNLNLIRNIPDTGIKVSWELDNYEVLNLQGKVQNDDLPKEGRIVELRATLSYEKIKEMYFLYARILPPKQTDMEKLISNLNAEVDKQDRLSETEKRMLLPTSINGEVIIWKYAKNLRAAAVLLIGIVMAVLMYVSEKQKVKETHSKREQQLALDYPKMISRFTLFLGAGMTPRNAWNKIVNDYEQEKRREVSVEEGKRKKEKVEREVYEEMAYTMHEMKGGMAENECYERFGERCGLQVYKKFGTMLSQNLKKGTKGLTELLRQEADTAFDERKNTAKQLGEKAGTKILFPMFLMLAVVLLMIIVPAFLSLQI; this is encoded by the coding sequence TTGAAGTTTAAAGAAAATCGGAATACGATGCAGAAAAAAATAGGGATAATTCTTCTTACAGCAGGAATATTATCTTTGATTCTTTTTCTTGCAGATAATTTTAAGAGTCTTCCGATGACGAAAGAAGGGATAAATTATGTGGAACGTAACAAGCAAGGTAAAGGAGACAGACAAGAAGATTTACAAGTATGGATCGGAGATGCCAAAGAACCATATACTGTCCGAATCCACGAACAGAAATATACGGAGGCAGAATTACAACGAGAACTGGCCAAGGCAGAAGTTCAGCTGGAGAAGCTGATATTAGGAGATAATAGAAGTCTTGATGAGGTGCGAAGTAATCTGAATCTTATTCGTAATATTCCCGATACGGGGATTAAAGTGTCCTGGGAACTGGATAATTATGAAGTGTTGAATTTGCAGGGGAAAGTTCAGAATGATGATTTACCAAAGGAAGGACGCATAGTTGAACTGAGAGCTACGTTATCTTATGAGAAAATAAAGGAGATGTATTTTCTTTATGCAAGAATATTGCCACCGAAACAGACAGATATGGAAAAACTGATATCAAATTTAAACGCAGAGGTAGATAAGCAGGACAGGTTAAGTGAGACAGAGAAACGGATGTTACTTCCAACAAGTATAAACGGGGAGGTTATAATCTGGAAATATGCAAAGAATCTACGTGCAGCAGCAGTACTTCTGATCGGTATTGTTATGGCAGTGTTGATGTACGTGTCAGAAAAACAAAAGGTAAAGGAAACACATTCAAAAAGAGAGCAGCAATTAGCATTGGATTATCCTAAAATGATAAGTCGTTTTACACTTTTTCTTGGAGCCGGTATGACACCAAGAAATGCGTGGAATAAGATTGTCAACGATTATGAACAGGAGAAAAGACGGGAAGTAAGTGTAGAAGAAGGAAAAAGGAAAAAAGAAAAAGTTGAAAGAGAAGTATATGAAGAGATGGCATACACCATGCATGAGATGAAAGGAGGTATGGCAGAAAATGAATGTTATGAACGCTTTGGTGAACGTTGTGGATTACAAGTATACAAAAAGTTTGGAACAATGTTGTCACAGAACCTAAAAAAAGGCACAAAAGGCTTGACTGAATTATTGAGACAGGAGGCAGATACAGCGTTTGATGAGCGGAAAAACACAGCAAAACAGTTGGGAGAAAAGGCGGGAACGAAGATATTATTTCCAATGTTCTTGATGCTGGCGGTTGTATTGCTGATGATTATCGTACCGGCATTTTTATCATTGCAAATATAA
- a CDS encoding type II secretion system F family protein — MRNWFIGTNCWQQDIQRKEYMVAITKAIVLDLLLAYLFYDSWIAGVVLLPVAIGYFQQWREECCRKKELEFRMQFRDAMQIMASSLKVGYSVENAIRSTEKELQTLHSKDSRICQEFELMTHKLSMNQTAEHVLWVFAKRVQQEDAEDFAVVFATAKRMGGDSITILKESIRMIGDKMEVEREIQTMLAAKSLEFQVMCMIPLGMVLYMRFTFPEFLSVLYGSAAGVMLMSVCLIIYIAAYYMGRKMVHIEV; from the coding sequence GTGCGGAATTGGTTCATCGGGACAAATTGCTGGCAGCAGGATATACAGCGTAAGGAATACATGGTTGCAATTACAAAGGCTATTGTACTGGATTTGCTCTTAGCATATTTATTTTATGATTCATGGATTGCAGGTGTTGTCTTATTGCCGGTTGCAATCGGATATTTTCAGCAGTGGAGAGAAGAGTGCTGCAGGAAAAAAGAATTGGAATTCCGTATGCAGTTTCGAGATGCAATGCAGATCATGGCGTCTTCCTTGAAGGTGGGATATTCGGTAGAGAATGCGATTCGCTCCACAGAAAAGGAGTTGCAAACATTACATTCAAAGGATAGCCGTATATGTCAGGAGTTTGAACTTATGACACATAAATTAAGTATGAATCAGACTGCCGAACATGTATTGTGGGTGTTTGCCAAAAGAGTTCAACAAGAAGATGCAGAAGATTTTGCGGTGGTGTTTGCGACAGCCAAGCGGATGGGTGGAGACAGCATTACAATTTTAAAAGAGTCAATCCGCATGATAGGAGACAAGATGGAAGTAGAGCGGGAGATCCAGACGATGTTAGCGGCGAAGAGCTTAGAATTTCAAGTGATGTGTATGATCCCGTTAGGTATGGTACTGTATATGCGTTTTACATTTCCGGAGTTCTTATCTGTCTTGTATGGAAGTGCTGCAGGAGTCATGTTGATGAGTGTGTGCCTGATTATTTATATAGCGGCATATTACATGGGAAGGAAGATGGTACACATTGAAGTTTAA